Proteins encoded within one genomic window of Legionella sp. PC997:
- a CDS encoding F0F1 ATP synthase subunit I — translation MNKQLSKRGIVRLWLIQLGVTLVFAALCALVYSTNAASSALLGGMVCIVPNAYFASKLFKYQGARSARQIVNSFYKGEALKIVISIFLFTAVFLLFKITPLAFFASYIMIQMTHWIAPLIIVNKQNRPESD, via the coding sequence GTGAACAAACAACTAAGTAAACGCGGAATTGTACGATTATGGCTTATACAGTTAGGCGTTACATTGGTCTTTGCAGCTTTATGTGCACTGGTATATAGTACTAATGCAGCGAGTTCAGCATTGCTTGGTGGTATGGTGTGTATTGTTCCTAATGCGTATTTTGCAAGCAAACTATTTAAGTATCAAGGTGCACGTTCAGCCAGACAGATTGTAAATAGTTTTTATAAAGGCGAAGCATTAAAGATAGTTATATCCATATTCCTATTCACTGCGGTGTTTTTGCTTTTTAAAATCACACCGTTAGCGTTTTTTGCGTCATACATTATGATACAGATGACGCATTGGATTGCCCCGTTGATTATTGTAAATAAACAGAATAGGCCTGAAAGTGACTGA